One Scleropages formosus chromosome 8, fSclFor1.1, whole genome shotgun sequence DNA window includes the following coding sequences:
- the rpl23 gene encoding large ribosomal subunit protein uL14: protein MSKRGRGGSSGAKFRISLGLPVGAVINCADNTGAKNLYIISVKGIKGRLNRLPAAGVGDMVMATVKKGKPELRKKVHPAVVVRQRKSYRRKDGVFLYFEDNAGVIVNNKGEMKGSAITGPVAKECADLWPRIASNAGSIA from the exons ATGTCCAAGAGAG GACGTGGTGGCTCCTCTGGAGCGAAATTCCGCATTTCCCTGGGTCTCCCAGTGGGTGCAGTTATAAACTGTGCTGACAACACAG GTGCCAAGAATCTGTACATCATCTCTGTGAAAGGCATCAAGGGTCGCCTGAACAGGTTGCCTGCTGCCGGAGTTGGGGACATGGTCATGGCTACAGTCAAGAAAGGCAAGCCTGAACTCAGGAAAAAGG TGCATCCAGCAGTAGTGGTACGGCAGAGGAAGTCGTATCGAAGAAAAGACGgagtatttctttattttgaagaCAACGCTGGAGTCATTGTGAATAATAAAGGGGAGATGAAAG GCTCAGCTATCACTGGACCTGTGGCAAAGGAGTGTGCAGATCTGTGGCCCAGGATTGCCTCCAATGCTGGCAGTATTGCATGA